The genomic region GAAGTCACCTTCCATCTCCAGCGAATCCAGGCCAATCGCTTCGCTGTAGCGGGCAAAAAAAAGCACGTTGATACTCATACCTGATCCGCCTTGAAGTGCCCGCTCTTACCGCCCAGCTTTTCCAGCAGGCGAATGCTTTCGATGGTCATGCCACGGTCCACGGCCTTGCACATGTCGTAGATGGTCAACGCCGCGACACTGGCTGCCGTCAGCGCTTCCATCTCTACACCGGTCTGCCCGGAAAGCTTGCAGCGCGCCAGGATATGCACGGCATCCACGCCATCGGCGCGCAGTTCGACCTTGACGCCGGTAAGCATCAGCGGGTGGCACAAAGGGATCAAATCACTGGTTTTTTTCGCTGCCTGGATCCCGGCGATGCGGGCCACGGCGAATACGTCGCCCTTGGGGTGGGCGCCGTCGACAATCATTGTCAGGGTTTCGGGCAACATTCGCACCCGCGCTTCGGCCACCGCTTCACGGAATGTCACGACTTTGTCGGTGACGTCGACCATATGGGCGCGACCTTGGGAATCGAGATGAGTCAGCACAGGGATACTCCTGATCAGAAGCGGCAATTGTAAACCCGTGGGTCAAATTTGCGCAGGGCTGTTTATTGCATAAATAAAGGGGTGCAGCGCCCCCCTTTAATCACAACATCCAAGGTTAGAAACGGAAGGTAAACCCGGCATTGATCCCGTTGTTGTTACCGCGGTTGGACAGCAAGCCGCTGTAGTTCAACGAAACCAGGGTGTCCCTGGTCAAGGCCATTTCCGCACTGGCCTTGATCACCGCGCCATCCCGGGCCACGGGCACGCTGTTGACGGCAAAGGCGGTGTCGCTGCCGGCAAACTTCAGCGAGGCTTCGCGGTCGGTGTCACCGAACTGATGCTCCCAACCCAACTCACCGCGCAAGGTCACCGCCGAGGTGGCGCTGATCGGCAACTGCGTATGCGCACGCAGGCCCAGGGTCGACAGCGTCGCGTCCTGGCTTTGCTTACTGGCGTGCAAGGCAGCGGCGCCACCTTTCTCCTTGAACGAGTCGCTTTGATAGTTCAGGTACGTGAGGTTGGCGAAGGGTTCGAGCAGGTTCCATTGGGTATAGCCGATCTCGGCGAACACTTGGTCGGTGCGTGCGCTGTAGTCGGCCTTGGCGTAGTCCGACTGATTGGCGTAGGCCACCCGCCGCGAAGTGTCCAGGCGGTGCCAGGTGGTGGCGCCACCCAGGCGCAGGGCAATGGCTTCGAAGCGCTTACCGCCATATACCGACAGGTGATAGTTGTCGCTGTCTGCCGAAGCCGACTGGCCATTGAGGTGGCTCTGGGTATAACCGGTCGCCGCCCCCACCCGCCAGCCATCACTCACCTCGGTGTCCAAACCCAACAGCACGCCGCTGGTGGACGACGAGTAGCCACTGGCGTTGTTGTCACCGCTGACGTTATTACGCCCCCCTAGCAGTTGCACCCAGCCGCCGTTGTCGCTGGTCTGGATCTGCGCGCTGGAATCCAGCGCCTGGGCCTGCTGCAGACGCCCGTTGACCGCTTCGCGCAGGTAGCGGCTGTCGGCCATTTGCGCCGCCGCCACATCCGAGTGCAGTTGTCCCGACAGTTGCTTGAACGCGTCCCGTGCCTGGTCGGTTGAATCCGAAGCCAACAGGCTTTCGTAAACCGGGCTGCCGGCGCCCAGCGTCTCGGCCGCCGTCGCCACCGCCCGCTCGTTGCGGGTTTGCGCGACGCTGGCGAAGCTGGTCTGGTTGCGCGCTATCGCCAGGGTCAGCTGGTTGGGTTGGTAGTTGAGCTGCGTGCCAATGAACAGGTAGTTGGGCGCGAATGCGGCAAACTGGCCATTGATGCCCTGGCTGGCGCTGAGGATGCTGAACTGCTGGCCCAGCAAGCTGCGCGCCTCACTGGCGGACAGCAGGTTGGGGCTGTTCTCCAGGGACACGCTCACCACGCCGCCATTGAGAGTCGCCACACCGCTGCTCTGGATCTGGTCGCTGCGGCCATTGGCACCGACTTCGACGGCATACACCGAGCCCGGATTGAAGGTCACGTCGCCGGTATGCAAGGTGCCAATCGAATGGCCCGGCGCCACACGTCCGCCGTTGTTGACGCTCAAGGGCCCTACCGTGCCGTTGCCGGCCAGGGTGCCGCCCAAGGTGGTCAGCACGCCGTTATCCGCATTGCGCGTACCCACGGCGCTGCCATCCACCGTCACGGCAGAGGTCAACGTGCCGTCCACCGACAGTTTGCCACCGCGCAGCCAGGTGCTGCCTGAATAGGTGTTCTGGCCCTCCAGCACCAGTTCACCGTCCCCCAACTTGACCAGGCTGCCAACGTAGGTAGCGCTGGTGAGCCGGTCCTGGCCACGGGTGAGCGTCGCCTGCTCGCGGGCATGGCCGATCTCGTATTCGAACTGATCATCAGCCGACGCATTGTTGGGCAGGCCATTGAGCCAGCCCTTCTGCTGCTTGGTAGCCGTCCAGGTCGCCTGCTCGGCTGCGTCTTCCACGCGCCGGGCGCGAACGGCCTCATCGGAAATCGGGTTGGCCCAGATATCGCGGGT from Pseudomonas synxantha harbors:
- the moaC gene encoding cyclic pyranopterin monophosphate synthase MoaC, yielding MLTHLDSQGRAHMVDVTDKVVTFREAVAEARVRMLPETLTMIVDGAHPKGDVFAVARIAGIQAAKKTSDLIPLCHPLMLTGVKVELRADGVDAVHILARCKLSGQTGVEMEALTAASVAALTIYDMCKAVDRGMTIESIRLLEKLGGKSGHFKADQV
- a CDS encoding autotransporter serine protease translates to MDVAGNGFTLSQHKHATRFKQIPLTPVALGLALWLGQGSMAWAEDNPYTSQVLESAFRKAVASFGPGTGVYKNLRFAYADIVDLAAKDFAAQSGKFDSALKQNYELQPENLTIGAMLGDTRRPLDYTSRLDYYRSRLFSNNGRYTTNILDFSKAIIANLPTAKPYTYVEPGVSSNLNGQLSAGQSWAGATRDWSANAQTWKTPEAQVNSGLDRTNAYYAYALGITGKGVNVGVLDSGVLTKHFEFQGKNAQGQDRVQAVTSTGEYYATHPRYRLEVPSGEFKQGEHFSIPGEYDPAFNDGHGTEMSGVLGASRNGTGMHGIAFDANIFVANTGGSDNDRYQGSNDLDYNAFMASYNALAAKNVSIVNQSWGQSSRDDVENHFGTVGDSAAQNLRDMTAAYRPFWDKAHAGHKTWMDAMADTARQNSFIQIISAGNDSHGANPDTNANLPFFKPDIEGKFLAITGYDETSAQVYNRCGTSKWWCVMGVSGIPSAGPEGEIIPNANGTSAAAPSVSGALALVIQRFPYMTASQARDVLLTTSSLQAPDGPDTPVGALTGGRTYDNLQPVHDAAPGTPQVPGVVSGWGLPNLQKAMQGPGQFLGSMAVALPTGTRDIWANPISDEAVRARRVEDAAEQATWTATKQQKGWLNGLPNNASADDQFEYEIGHAREQATLTRGQDRLTSATYVGSLVKLGDGELVLEGQNTYSGSTWLRGGKLSVDGTLTSAVTVDGSAVGTRNADNGVLTTLGGTLAGNGTVGPLSVNNGGRVAPGHSIGTLHTGDVTFNPGSVYAVEVGANGRSDQIQSSGVATLNGGVVSVSLENSPNLLSASEARSLLGQQFSILSASQGINGQFAAFAPNYLFIGTQLNYQPNQLTLAIARNQTSFASVAQTRNERAVATAAETLGAGSPVYESLLASDSTDQARDAFKQLSGQLHSDVAAAQMADSRYLREAVNGRLQQAQALDSSAQIQTSDNGGWVQLLGGRNNVSGDNNASGYSSSTSGVLLGLDTEVSDGWRVGAATGYTQSHLNGQSASADSDNYHLSVYGGKRFEAIALRLGGATTWHRLDTSRRVAYANQSDYAKADYSARTDQVFAEIGYTQWNLLEPFANLTYLNYQSDSFKEKGGAAALHASKQSQDATLSTLGLRAHTQLPISATSAVTLRGELGWEHQFGDTDREASLKFAGSDTAFAVNSVPVARDGAVIKASAEMALTRDTLVSLNYSGLLSNRGNNNGINAGFTFRF